The DNA window GGAAAGTGATGCCATCCATGCGCGGCATCTCAACATCCAGCAGAATGACATCGGGCCATTGCGTCGCCATTTTCTGCAGGGCAAAAACGGGATCCGAAGCTGAGCCGATAACCTCTATCCCGGAGTCCTGTCCCAGCAACTGGGTCATCACCTGGCGCACTACCGCGGAATCATCGACAATGAAGACTTTCACTTTGCTGCTCATGCCTGCATGTTTCCCGCGACGCGCTCATTTTCAATATTGATGTGCTGGACCCAGACATCGCCCGAGGCTACTTCAAACACAAGATTCCGATGACCTGCTCCGCCAAGGCTTTCCGCCGTTACGTTCAGTCTATGCCGGGCAACTATACGACGTGCCGCCTCGATGTTACGGCTTGCGACTCCGGGTGCGCTCGCCATACAGCCAGGAAACATATTGCCGCCACCGAACAGCTTTACCTGGTACTGGTCCAGCTGTGTCCCGTGCTTACGCACCTGCCCCAGCAACAGTTCAAATGCCTGGTCGGCGTACTTGCCATTTAGCGGCTCATCCTTGCTCCGTTTTCCCTCTGGCAACAGGTAATGGCACATGCCGCCGAGGTGGCGTGTCGGGTGCCATAACACGATGGAAACGCAGGACCCCAGCGTCGTTCGAAGATTGAAGTGTTCATCGACGAAGTCGTGTTCGCCGGGATGCAGAAATATGTCGATAGCTGAGCCGAGGCGATGGATCATGCAGGCTTCCGGTAGACGGAGGGCCGGACAAGCTCCAACCCATCCGTTATGCCATTGAGGCTCTCGGAGTGCCCGATGAAGAAATGCCCCCCTGGCCTTAGCTGAGCCAGCACGCGGCGGACCACCTGCGCTTTGGTTTCAGCGGAAAAGTAGATCATGACGTTGCGCAGGAAGATCACATCAAATTGTCCCAGCTTGGGTAACTCTGCGTTGAGGTTGACCTGCATGAACTTGACCCGCTCGCGCAGGTTCCGGCTCACCAGCAACTTTCCCGCGTGCGTTCCGGTACCCTTGAGACAGAAGCGCTTGAGGTAGCCCGGCGGCATGTGGTTCGTCCGCGCCAGCGGGTAGAGCCCCCGCTCGGCTTTCTCGAGCACCTGCATACTGATGTCAGAGCCAATCACTTCCCATGTATTGCTACCCAGAACATCCCCCAGCAACATCGCCAGGCTGTAGGGCTCTTCACCGCTGGAACTGGCCGCACTCCAGGCCCGGAAGGGCCTCGAGGACGGATGGGCTTTCAGGATTTCATCCCGCAGGAATTCAAAATGTTTGGGTTCCCGGAAGAAATAGGTCTCATTGGTGGTCAGCAGATCGACCGCCCACTGGTGTTCGCTCGCATCGGTCGACAGCAAGTCGTAATAGGCACCAAAACTCCCGCAGCCATGTAATTTCAGCCGCTTGGCGAGCCGGCCACTGACCAGCGCTTTTTTCGACGACGGCAGAGTGACCCCTGCCTCGTCAAACATCAGCTTCTGGAAGCGTTTGAACTCGCTCTCCGTGAGCGTTGGCACCCCAGTGCTGGGAGATCTTTTTTCTGCCACGAGATCAGACACTGCCGACACCCGAATCGGCCAATTTGGCGAGACCTGCCATTTCCTCGACCGCAAGCACGCGGTCTACATCGAGCAGAATCACGAACCGGCCGTCCACCTTACCCATGCCACTGATAAAGTCGGCGCGGATTCTCGCGCCAAAAGAAGGTGCAGCTTCGATCTCCCTTTCCGGGATATCCAGTACCTCTGAGACCGCATCGACGATGACACCAAGTTCCTGTTCCAGACCGTCGTTCTCAATCTCAATCACGACAATGCACGTACGTCGGTGAATGCTGCTTGCCTCCCGGCCAAAGCGCGCCGCCAGGTCAATAACGGGGACTACACTGCCCCGAAGATTGATCACGCCCCTTACAAACCGCGGCATCATCGGCACCGTCGTGACGTTGCTGTACTCGATGATTTCCCTTACACGCTGTATACCCACTGCGAACATTTCATCGCTAAGGGAGAACGTAAGGTACTGCTGGGTTTCCGTGCCGGCATAAACCGGCCTTTCAATTGCTTGAGATGCGCCCATTGTCCGCTCCTAGAACCGCTCGAACTCAGCTTCGTCGATTTCCGCCTCTAACTTTCGCTTGGCTGGTGCACTACCCGTTCTGGCGGTAGAGATCGCCTTAGCAACAGTATTCCGGGCAATGCGGGAGGGATCGCGGGACGTTTCCGCCTTGAGCTTGAAGAAACTCATAAGCTCCTGCAGCTGCTCGGCCTGAGCGCTCATTTCTTCCGCGGTGGCCGACAGCTCTTCAGAAGAAGACGCGTTGGTCTGAGTCAACTGGTTAAGCTGTTCCATGGCGTCGTTAATCTGGCTGACCCCAGATGATTGCTCGCTGGACCCAGCGGCGATTTCCTGGACCAGGTCGGAGGTTTTCTGTATTGAAGGCACGATCTGGGACAGGAGACGACCTGCGGTTTCCGCCAATTCAACTGAAGACCCTGCTACGGCACCGATTTCCTGAGCCGCTACCTGGGAACGCTCTGCCAGTTTCCGCACCTCAGCTGCAACTACCGCGAAGCCCTTACCATGCTCACCGGCACGGGCCGCCTCGATCGCAGCGTTAAGTGCCAGCAGGTTGGTCTGGTAGGCGATATCGTCGATGATAGAAATCTTGGCCGCGATGTCCTTCATGGCAGCGACTGTTTTCTCCACCGCCTGGCCGCCCTCTACTGCCTCTTTCGCAGCCTTCGCAGACATGCCGTCTGTCATGTTTGCATTTTCGGTGTTTTGCTGAATCGAAGCGGTCATCTGTTCCATAGACGCTGATGTTTCTTCCACCGAGGACGCTTGTTCAGATGAGGACTGGGACAGGCCCTGACTGGTAGCGCTGACCTCTTCTGATGCAGAAGCCAGGCCATCCGCTGCGGAACGGACTTCGCTGATTGTCTGGGAGAGCTTCTCGACCATACGCTGCATGGCTTCAAGCAAAACACCCGTTTCGTCTTTCGACGTCGACTCGATGCGCACGGACAGGTCGCCATCCGCCAGCGTATTTGCAGTGTCGACAGCGACGCGCAGAGGACGGGTAATAGAGCGTGCAATCAACAGGCCGGTGACAATGCCAACCACGATGCCAAGCACGACCAGAATGGACATGCTGATCAGGCTGCTCTCATACAGGGCGGTTGTCGCAATCGCTGCATCTTCGGCGTTCTTCTCTTTGATGCGGGACAGTTCGGTAAGCAACCGGTCTAACTCATCCCCTGATGCTCGGACTGGACCCTCGGCGTATTCAACGACATCACTCTGTTCAGCCAAAGAAGAGTTCTCAACCATTCCGATCAAACGGTCCCGATGCCCGGCATACTCAGCCGACGCTATTTTATACTGAGCCAGCAGACGCTCGGCTTCTGGATTCTCGATCAGTGCTTCCGCCTGAGCCAGATATTCAAGCTCCTGCTTCGCGTAACGACGTGCATTGTCGATGCTTTCCTGACGATCTTTCTGAGTTGATGCCAAAAGCATGTTGCGCATTGAGCGACTGCCGTATATCACGTTGACATTCGCTTCTTTGAGATACGAGACGCCAAGTAGCTCTTTCTCGTAAAGCGCGTCTGCCTGCTCGTTTATTTGGCCCATGTTGTGTATGCCAACATAGCCAACGAGCGCCGTGATGGCTGACAGCACCAGGAATGCCGCCAGCAGTTTTGTTCCGATTTTGAGGTTCTTGAACCAGCTCATTAGTTTGTGCGCCTTTAAAAAAGATAAATCTGATTGGTTTTTGAGTTCGGTTATGAGTATGTCTTTCGATCTAACAGGCGCTCCTCCTGCTGAACCAGCTGCTGAACCAGTACGGGGACATCCAGGATAAGGGCGACATCTCCGCTACCCAGAATCGTTGAACCACTAATACCGCTAAGGTGCACAAACAGTTGGCCAAGGGGCTTGATCACTGTCTGGTATTCACCCAATAACGCATCGACGATAAGTCCGGCTTTGTGGGACCCATATCTGACGACCACGATGTTTTCGCGCCGTCCGGATGTTCCGCCGAGTCCGAAATATTCTTTCAGTTGGACCACCGGCAATGCTTCTCCGTTGAGGTTCACGAATCCCCGACCGTGCGCCTCTGAACGCTGCTCGGGTGTCAACTCAACGCATTCCACCACGCTATCCAGCGCAACAATGTAGTTAGCCTCGCCGACACCCATCAGGAAGCCATCAATGATCGCCAGGGTGAGCGGCAACCGAATCCGAAGTGTTGTTCCCACTCCCGGGGATGACTGCAATTCGATTGCACCACGCAGCGCTTCGATACTGCGTTTGACCACATCCATGCCCACGCCGCGCCCGGACAGGTTTGTGACCTGCTCGGCGGTCGAGAAGCCAGGCTCGAAAATCAGCTGGAAAATATCCTGCTCAGACAGCCCCTCGGCGCTCTGGATGACGCCACGCTCAAGGGCTTTCGCAACCAGTTTGTCTTTGCTCAGGCCGGCACCATCATCAGATACCTCGATAACGATACTGCCGGCCTCGTGGTAAGCGTTCAGGTGCACCCTGCCCTGGGCCGGCTTGCCCGCCGCGGCGCGACGTTCCGCTGACTCGATACCGTGATCCATCGCATTACGGACCAGGTGAGTCAGCGGGTCGGCAATTTTCTCGACGACTGTCTTGTCGAGTTCTGTATCGGCGCCGCTGATATCGAGCCGTACGTCCTTGCCCAACTCCTGGGAAACGTCCCGCACGACCCGCTGGAAACGCTGGAACGTCTCGCCGATCGGGACCATGCGCAGCTCGAGCGAACTGTCGCGAATGCCTTCCACCAGAGACTTGACGGCTACCATTGCCTCCTGCGTTGCCAGGTCGCCGCCTCGCTGGGCGCTTAGTCCTGCTGCAGCGCTGGCAATAACCAGTTCACCAACCAGGTTGATGAGGCTGTCGAGTTTATCCGCCTGTACCCGCAGAAACTGGCTGGTCCGGGCCTGGGCCTGCCGGCTGGTCTTCTGCTTGGCCAACGCTGCATTGACGACCTCCGGTTCTACATTGCCGCCTTCCACCAACACGTTGCCCAGGCGGCACTTTTCACTGCCGGGCTCGTCGCATTCCTGCTGAAGGGCCAGGCCCTGTTCGAGCTCTGCCTGCGTCAGCACACCGCTTGCGACCAGTATTTCTCCAAGACGGGCATCACTTTCTGGCAGCGCATGGATCAGGTCCATGAACGCAGAGACCGGACTACCCGGGGGAAGAATGCGTAACTCGCAGTCTTCCCGGACAAATTCAAAAACCTCTTCCAACGCTGCCTGGGTGATGTCCGCGCGCAACGTAATCTCGACGCCCAGGTAGCAGCTCTCGGGGTCAAACTCATCCGCTTCCGGGAAACCTTCCGTTACCAGGCCCACGTTGATGAGTTCACCGAGGGTGGCGAGATAACGGATGAAGCCGAGCGGATCCATACCGTTGCGCATAACGTCTTCGCCGAAGCGAACTGACACATGCCAAGTGCCTGAGTGAGCGCCTGAGTGAGTGCCCGAGCCGGCAATTTCGGCTGAGGCGTCAGCCCCTTCTGCCTGCCTGGCCTCCGTCGCTTCCTGGTAATCGCTTAACAGGAGCAGCAGGAATTCCCCCGCGGCCTTGAGTTCTTTCGTGACCGAATCAGCGTCAATCTCGATCAGTGCCGCGATATGGTCCCGGCACTTGAGCAGCAGCGCGGCCAGCTCGCCGTCCAACTGCAGCGCTCCGGCGCGCAGTCGATCGAGCACGTCTTCTACCACATGGGTGAACTCCACCACGTGGTCCAGGGCGAATAACCCGGCCGACCCTTTGATCGTGTGCACACAGCGAAACAGGGCATTGAGCTTTTCGTCATCGCTGGCGTCGTTTTCAAGCTCAAGCAGGTACCGCTCCATGTCTTCGAGCATGGTGCGGCTTTCGTCGAGAAAGGTTTCAAATGCTGCGTCGAGATTCATCAGGCAAACTCCTTGACCGGCACCAGCGTCGGGCTGTCAAAGTCGGCGCTCAGATGAAACAGATTCATCACTTCCCGGACCGCTGGGCTGTGGCCCGAAAAGGTCAGCTTGCAGCCGCGTTTCACCGCTACCTGACGAGTCAGCAGCATCAACTGGACACCGGCGGAGTCCATTTCAGTCACCCGTGACAGATCGATGTCGCGCACCGCGTTGGGCACCAGCAGGTTGAGTAGCTGAGGTTTGAGCGCAGCAGCATCGTATATACACAGCTCACCGCCGAGGTGGTGATGGCCCGGATCTTGAGTGGACAGTTCGTAGCTCATCAGTGCGCCTACGGCATAACCAGTTTGGATACAGCGGCCAGCATCTGGGGCGGCTGGAAGGGTTTCACGACCCAGGCTTTGGCGCCTGCGGCCTGGCCTTCGGCTTTCTTGCTCTCAGCGGATTCGGTGGTCAGCATGATCACAGGGGTAAACTTGTACTCGGGCCGCGTCTTGACGTTTTTCAGAAACGTTATGCCGTCCATAACAGGCATGTTCACGTCCGAAATGATCAGGTGTACGCGCTGGCCTGTGAGCTTCGACAGTGCGTCCTGCCCGTCTTTGGCCTCGATAACCTCGTAGCCCGCGCCTTTCAGCGCAATAGACACGACTTGCCGGATAGAGGCGGAGTCATCGACGATCAAAATTGTCTTGGCCATGGTCTTCTCTCAAACAGTTAGGTGTAAGCGTTCAAACGGCACTTCTGGGGTGATTTAGCGCGCGTGTTATCTCTCTCAATGCCTTCAGAAGAAGGTGATCCCGCCGTCATCCTCCGCGCCCTGGTTCTGTTGGTCGGTGCCGCGCTCCTCCGCCATGGCGTACGAGCGCTCGATATCCTCCAGAATGGCCATTACATCCAGTTCCGCCGCTTCGGCAGAGCTGATGTTTTGCTGCACACGGGTAGTAGCGAGCGCGATGTTGTCGCGGACATGGCTCAGAATCTGGTCAGTGCGGTCCTGGAACTGGAGCTGCACCAGAGCGTCCTCAACACCAACCTGAATACGGGCGTTGGTTTCCTGCAGGCTTTGCCCAGCGGACGCCAGGTTCTCCGTCATCTCACGGAAGTCTGCGAGCACCTCACGAATAGCAGTTTCGGAGTGTTCGACGGAATGGTCCCGCTCACTCTCGGCAACAGCTTGCTGACAGGTAGCCCGAATCGCCTCGTTGATCGCGGTAATTTTGGTGCCGATGGTCTGCCCGGCCTTGCCGGAGCGCTGCGACAGCTCCCTGACTTCCGACGCCACCACGGCGAAGCCTCGTCCGTGCTCGCCGGCCCGGGCTGCTTCTATCGAAGCGTTGAGTGCCAGCAGGTTGGTTTGCGAGGCGACCGAGGCGACATCTTCGGCCATGCTGTTTAGCTCGCCGGTGAAGGACTCCAGGTGCCTGATCTGCTCTAGCTGGCTCTGCTTGGCCGCCAGCGCATCCTTGAGGGACTGCACCACGTCGAGCAGACGCTCTTCACTACGATTAAACAGTGCGCCCAGCCCTCGCTCATCAGCACTGACACCGGAAAACAAGTGCGTCGCTGCGGCAAGCTCCTGGGTCATCTCGGAGAAGCGACCGGACAGTTCAATCACTGCGGTTTCGGCCTGCCCCCGGGCAGTTTCTATCTGACGCTCCCACACCGGAAACAACTGCTCGCTGAGGCTGTGTAGCGCGCCGTTGCCGGTCGGACGCGCCAGAGCTGCGGCTGTTTCGGCAGCCCTGAGCCTGGTGTCCTGCGCGTGAGCGCGCAGTTCACGGGAGCGCTGGCGCCACGCCGCGCCAGCGGTTAGCGCCAGCGCGCCGGCGCCAATCCACGACGCGCCACCAAAGCCGTTAGCCAGGAACAACGCGACCGTGCCGACCGCTGCAAAGGCGAATGGCGACACCAGGTTGTTTAAGTGGGTGCCATTAAAAAGAGTAAGTAACCGGGACGAGAACGATTGCACCTGGGATGCGAATGATGCGGATGATTCTTGTTGCATTTGCCGTACTACCTCATGCTGCCGAGCCACTGTCTGAAACGCCCAAACAGCCCACTTCCTAACAATGGTTAAGCTGATAGTAGATCGCTTATGCAGCACCGCAAGCTTCTGTACAGAGAAATATAATTCCTCGTAAAACGCAGCATTCGGTTACATATCATTGCCGAATTTTGCTTTGTTTTTGATGAATGTCAGGGGTTTTTGACGGTGGGGAGTATGATGAGAGCCATTCTCATTCGAAGCTAAGTTGCAGAAAGTAATTAGGTTAATGATCATATGAGGAACAGCATCCCCATCATCAGAGCGGACGACCGTCCGGCTCGGGTGTGAGCCAGTTCAGCCGAAGTAATACATACTCTTCGCAAGGAAAACGATCACGATCACGTGGCTGAATACACTGTAGTGGATGAACCGTGAACGGGAGCTGGTCATGGTGCGACGGACCATCCAGGTCATGGCTGTAAGGAAGTGCGCCAGTACACTGAAGGCCAGTAGAATCTTGAGCCCCAGCTGCAGGGCGAAGCCGCTGGACCACGAATTGGTTAATGTAGGTCCATGATAATAGGCCATGACCAGTCCAGACCCAAACAAAAGCAGAATCACAAACGGCATGATCTGGCGGGCACGCTGACCAACCGCCGACTCTACTTCGCG is part of the Hydrocarboniclastica marina genome and encodes:
- a CDS encoding chemotaxis protein CheA, coding for MNLDAAFETFLDESRTMLEDMERYLLELENDASDDEKLNALFRCVHTIKGSAGLFALDHVVEFTHVVEDVLDRLRAGALQLDGELAALLLKCRDHIAALIEIDADSVTKELKAAGEFLLLLLSDYQEATEARQAEGADASAEIAGSGTHSGAHSGTWHVSVRFGEDVMRNGMDPLGFIRYLATLGELINVGLVTEGFPEADEFDPESCYLGVEITLRADITQAALEEVFEFVREDCELRILPPGSPVSAFMDLIHALPESDARLGEILVASGVLTQAELEQGLALQQECDEPGSEKCRLGNVLVEGGNVEPEVVNAALAKQKTSRQAQARTSQFLRVQADKLDSLINLVGELVIASAAAGLSAQRGGDLATQEAMVAVKSLVEGIRDSSLELRMVPIGETFQRFQRVVRDVSQELGKDVRLDISGADTELDKTVVEKIADPLTHLVRNAMDHGIESAERRAAAGKPAQGRVHLNAYHEAGSIVIEVSDDGAGLSKDKLVAKALERGVIQSAEGLSEQDIFQLIFEPGFSTAEQVTNLSGRGVGMDVVKRSIEALRGAIELQSSPGVGTTLRIRLPLTLAIIDGFLMGVGEANYIVALDSVVECVELTPEQRSEAHGRGFVNLNGEALPVVQLKEYFGLGGTSGRRENIVVVRYGSHKAGLIVDALLGEYQTVIKPLGQLFVHLSGISGSTILGSGDVALILDVPVLVQQLVQQEERLLDRKTYS
- a CDS encoding CheR family methyltransferase, producing MSDLVAEKRSPSTGVPTLTESEFKRFQKLMFDEAGVTLPSSKKALVSGRLAKRLKLHGCGSFGAYYDLLSTDASEHQWAVDLLTTNETYFFREPKHFEFLRDEILKAHPSSRPFRAWSAASSSGEEPYSLAMLLGDVLGSNTWEVIGSDISMQVLEKAERGLYPLARTNHMPPGYLKRFCLKGTGTHAGKLLVSRNLRERVKFMQVNLNAELPKLGQFDVIFLRNVMIYFSAETKAQVVRRVLAQLRPGGHFFIGHSESLNGITDGLELVRPSVYRKPA
- a CDS encoding response regulator, producing the protein MAKTILIVDDSASIRQVVSIALKGAGYEVIEAKDGQDALSKLTGQRVHLIISDVNMPVMDGITFLKNVKTRPEYKFTPVIMLTTESAESKKAEGQAAGAKAWVVKPFQPPQMLAAVSKLVMP
- a CDS encoding STAS domain-containing protein, which produces MSYELSTQDPGHHHLGGELCIYDAAALKPQLLNLLVPNAVRDIDLSRVTEMDSAGVQLMLLTRQVAVKRGCKLTFSGHSPAVREVMNLFHLSADFDSPTLVPVKEFA
- a CDS encoding chemotaxis protein CheD, which codes for MIHRLGSAIDIFLHPGEHDFVDEHFNLRTTLGSCVSIVLWHPTRHLGGMCHYLLPEGKRSKDEPLNGKYADQAFELLLGQVRKHGTQLDQYQVKLFGGGNMFPGCMASAPGVASRNIEAARRIVARHRLNVTAESLGGAGHRNLVFEVASGDVWVQHINIENERVAGNMQA
- a CDS encoding methyl-accepting chemotaxis protein, coding for MSWFKNLKIGTKLLAAFLVLSAITALVGYVGIHNMGQINEQADALYEKELLGVSYLKEANVNVIYGSRSMRNMLLASTQKDRQESIDNARRYAKQELEYLAQAEALIENPEAERLLAQYKIASAEYAGHRDRLIGMVENSSLAEQSDVVEYAEGPVRASGDELDRLLTELSRIKEKNAEDAAIATTALYESSLISMSILVVLGIVVGIVTGLLIARSITRPLRVAVDTANTLADGDLSVRIESTSKDETGVLLEAMQRMVEKLSQTISEVRSAADGLASASEEVSATSQGLSQSSSEQASSVEETSASMEQMTASIQQNTENANMTDGMSAKAAKEAVEGGQAVEKTVAAMKDIAAKISIIDDIAYQTNLLALNAAIEAARAGEHGKGFAVVAAEVRKLAERSQVAAQEIGAVAGSSVELAETAGRLLSQIVPSIQKTSDLVQEIAAGSSEQSSGVSQINDAMEQLNQLTQTNASSSEELSATAEEMSAQAEQLQELMSFFKLKAETSRDPSRIARNTVAKAISTARTGSAPAKRKLEAEIDEAEFERF
- a CDS encoding methyl-accepting chemotaxis protein — translated: MQQESSASFASQVQSFSSRLLTLFNGTHLNNLVSPFAFAAVGTVALFLANGFGGASWIGAGALALTAGAAWRQRSRELRAHAQDTRLRAAETAAALARPTGNGALHSLSEQLFPVWERQIETARGQAETAVIELSGRFSEMTQELAAATHLFSGVSADERGLGALFNRSEERLLDVVQSLKDALAAKQSQLEQIRHLESFTGELNSMAEDVASVASQTNLLALNASIEAARAGEHGRGFAVVASEVRELSQRSGKAGQTIGTKITAINEAIRATCQQAVAESERDHSVEHSETAIREVLADFREMTENLASAGQSLQETNARIQVGVEDALVQLQFQDRTDQILSHVRDNIALATTRVQQNISSAEAAELDVMAILEDIERSYAMAEERGTDQQNQGAEDDGGITFF
- a CDS encoding chemotaxis protein CheW, whose amino-acid sequence is MGASQAIERPVYAGTETQQYLTFSLSDEMFAVGIQRVREIIEYSNVTTVPMMPRFVRGVINLRGSVVPVIDLAARFGREASSIHRRTCIVVIEIENDGLEQELGVIVDAVSEVLDIPEREIEAAPSFGARIRADFISGMGKVDGRFVILLDVDRVLAVEEMAGLAKLADSGVGSV
- a CDS encoding CopD family copper resistance protein — its product is MYASAHIVHLFMAILFVGTVFFEVLILETIRHRVSRDALREVESAVGQRARQIMPFVILLLFGSGLVMAYYHGPTLTNSWSSGFALQLGLKILLAFSVLAHFLTAMTWMVRRTMTSSRSRFIHYSVFSHVIVIVFLAKSMYYFG